In a single window of the Neodiprion virginianus isolate iyNeoVirg1 chromosome 1, iyNeoVirg1.1, whole genome shotgun sequence genome:
- the LOC124298908 gene encoding protogenin B-like isoform X1 — protein MAARVFLLSILLTEALRTASFEGVKGVSISHGGLNVSKPEILELERNERLGVMVEEEPNGSIVVGRRGAILNCSIGNNQNVSWLRNGLAAPPCGLVRCKLRNGSLHFLKMTRKSKGQESHNSPSDRIQALESYRCVTKNAAGSLRSSPAFLQIADLSREFDESPQDLIVHEGEVARFSCYISSIPFPPNITWQHNGQFLPYVRGKKYFLVSPGVLYISATNLSDAGSYRCVVNNKFLKKTRKSKEAQLHVIPKIQEKRSDVPIILFPQISSSYKLIAGSDLTLVCATSGFPTLVTWTFISQFPDGAGYKEPRVLLNSTGSVAALMLEELTIADAGIYDCSVKNSNVTLQTQNITIDVLIPPTFIMKPINQVQPSGRTARFECQAEGRPTPQIYWLKDSVNITMNPREKTFVSNNNKVGLVISSTVPSDAGIYQCVAVNVAGEIWAAGRLQVTKSPQRPPIPTSLHCHALSPDIIHLSWKIPQTMPFPNVDSYFTVHYALAEPGSREDIALPEPNSTVVEVKSLMPFTNYTMYVRTWNTYGSSEQSASVNCATAASGMGTNDARLNFSNKFVPIAAPMTKVKVISPTKLEVSWAPLNKTEARGFILEYKLQWRLQHHPSSRVLHLPSAVNQYTLTNLVPGKSYEIRVLARTEQGWPNVSDSQLGWTNALMPSTNSSKLPPTDLLNLNVANINSSTVKLSWNMNGETQGWPDDFDLWQLYYQNVVGKNLTTTYLPKNCTEYILTDLEADASYDIGLCMISSGKLLECFQMYLDPKRLIEDHTLTNLEGVPVSSTAINVTWSAAPSHIDYCYEVCYNTFHPTIPEPLQCFNTTNMTMTVRHLKPFTIYQFKVRVLYNTSERVGLYSKDMECRTNQDIPGTVREIKWFLCNITEVGITWKPPSKTNGVIRNYTIFYTTDPFATPLKYWANITVPGANTTAKLPRLIPSTRYFVEVRAATDAGYGKSSDRIIFHTGDVPKNSTDPLYGGSPSPTLGTDQSFGIIVGVSISTCFIVICLSSIYFRKKWENTQSPQESLQSLKDRGILRNGNGRCAERNTIGGNQHACTASTMNDIELTTLCPPSPKSANSHIDTKGGCSNGIVECCMKDSLLTVWNMNNDSKDLDITINPQFDRKGSTSSHQQPQQDLDRTRITMLNSAAASSCSSLNNNFECLENLLSLQQVPSTSVPVVAPNG, from the exons ATGGCGGCGCGAGTATTTTTGCTCAGCATCTTACTTACAGAAGCTTTGAGAACCGCCAGCTTTGAAG GTGTAAAAGGAGTGAGCATAAGTCACGGAGGATTAAATGTGTCAAAACCTGAAATCTTAGAATTGGAACGAAACGAAAGGCTAGGTGTTATGGTGGAGGAAGAGCCCAATGGCAGTATTGTGGTTGGCCGAAGGGGAGCGATTCTCAATTGTTCCATAGGTAATAACCAAAATGTATCTTGGCTACGGAATGGATTAGCAGCGCCTCCGTGTGGTCTGGTACGATGCAAACTGCGTAATGGTTCTCTACACTTTCTAAAG ATGACACGAAAGAGTAAAGGACAAGAAAGCCACAATAGTCCAAGTGATAGAATTCAAGCATTGGAGTCTTACCGTTGTGTTACAAAAAATGCTGCAGGTTCGCTAAGGTCCTCCCCTGCATTTTTACAGATTGCTG ACTTATCTCGAGAATTTGACGAATCGCCACAAGATTTGATCGTACACGAGGGGGAAGTAgctagattttcttgttaCATCAGTAGCATTCCATTTCCACCAAACATTACTTGGCAGCATAATGGACAGTTTTTGCCCTATGTTCGTGGAAAAAA ATATTTCTTGGTATCACCAGGTGTTCTATATATAAGTGCAACGAATCTATCTGATGCTGGTTCATACAG ATGTGTAGTAAATAACAAGTTTTTAAAGAAGACTAGAAAAAGCAAAGAAGCGCAACTGCACGTTATTccaaaaatacaagaaaagaGATCAGATGTACCTATTATCCTTTTTCCACAAATTTCAAGTAGTTATAAGCTCATTGCTGGGTCTGATCTGACGCTAGTGTGTGCCACATCGGGTTTTCCAACTCTTGTAACTTGGACATTTATTTCTCAGTTCCCAG ATGGTGCCGGTTACAAAGAGCCCCGTGTGCTCCTAAATTCCACAGGCAGTGTAGCAGCGTTAATGTTAGAAGAGCTTACCATAGCGGATGCGGGCATTTATGATTGTTCTGTAAAAAACTCCAACGTGACCCTCCAAACTCAG aaTATTACAATAGACGTCCTAATACCACCAACTTTTATAATGAAACCTATCAATCAAGTGCAGCCTAGTGGAAGAACAGCCCGGTTCGAATGTCAAGCCGAAGGACGTCCTACGCCACAAATTTACTGGCTTAAGGATTCTGTCAATATCACTATGAACC cTCGGGAAAAAACATTCGTGAGCAACAATAATAAAGTGGGACTAGTAATCTCATCCACAGTTCCGTCCGATGCTGGTATATACCAGTGTGTCGCGGTGAATGTTGCTGGAGAAATTTGGGCTGCTGGTAGGCTCCAGGTCACCAAGTCACCGCAACGCCCCCCTATTCCTACGTCTTTGCATTGTCACGCCTTGTCACCAGATATAATTCATCTATCTTGGAAAATACCACAAACAATGCCGTTCCCTAATGTTGATTCGTATTTCACCGTTCACTATGCTCTTGCAG AACCAGGCAGCCGAGAAGACATTGCCTTACCCGAACCAAATTCAACAGTCGTTGAAGTTAAATCGCTGATGCCGTTTACTAATTATACAATGTATGTCCGAACATGGAACACATATGGATCTAGCGAACAATCGGCTTCTGTTAATTGTGCAACTGCTGCAAGTGGTATGGGAACAAATGATGCAAGgctaaatttttcgaataaatttg TTCCTATAGCCGCTCCAATGACAAAAGTCAAAGTGATTAGTCCTACAAAACTTGAAGTATCATGGGCACCACTAAATAAGACAGAGGCACGAGGATTTATCCTGGAATATAAATTACAATGGAGGCTTCAACATCATCCCTCGTCCAGAGTTCTCCATCTCCCATCAGCTGTTAACCAATATACTCTCACTa ATTTGGTTCCTGGCAAATCTTATGAGATTCGAGTCTTAGCTCGAACAGAGCAAGGCTGGCCTAATGTTAGTGATTCACAATTGGGGTGGACCAATGCTTTGATGCCCTCAACTAACTCCAGCAAACTCCCGCCGACAGATTTATTGAATCTCAATGTGGCAAACATCAACTCATCAACTGTTAAG CTAAGTTGGAATATGAATGGTGAAACACAAGGGTGGCCAGACGACTTTGATTTGTGGCAGTTATACTATCAGAATGTAGTCGGAAAAAATCTGACGACTACTTATCTGCCTAAGAATTGTACAGAGTACATACTTACAGATCTTG AAGCTGATGCATCGTATGACATCGGATTGTGTATGATCAGTTCTGGGAAATTATTGGAATGTTTTCAAATGTATTTGGATCCGAAAAGGCTTATCGAAG ATCATACTCTGACTAATCTGGAAGGGGTTCCTGTTTCATCCACTGCTATAAATGTAACGTGGTCTGCTGCCCCTTCTCACATAGATTATTGCTACGAAGTGTGTTATAACACTTTCCACCCCACAATTCCGGAACCATTGCAGTGTTTCAATAC CACAAATATGACGATGACAGTGCGTCATCTAAAACCGTTTACAATATATCAATTCAAAGTCAGAGTCCTGTATAACACAAGCGAACGAGTGGGTTTGTACAGCAAAGATATGGAGTGTCGGACAAATCAGGATA ttccagGTACCGTTAGAGAGATAAAATGGTTTCTATGCAACATTACTGAGGTTGGTATTACGTGGAAACCGCCAAGTAAAACAAATGGAGTAATACGCAACTACACTATTTTCTACACAACTGATCCTTTCGCTACACCCTTGAAATATTGGGCAAATATAACTGTACCTGGTGCAAATACAACTGCGAAATTGCCACGCCTTATCCCGAGTACGCGATACTTTGTAGAAGTACGAGCTGCTACCGATGCTGGATATGGAAAATCCTCGGATAGAATCATTTTCCACACAGGTGATGTTCCAAAGAATTCTACAGATCCTTTATATGGGGGTAGTCCGTCTCCCACTCTAGGAACAGATCAAAGTTTTG GAATCATTGTTGGTGTAAGCATAAGCACctgttttattgttatttgcCTGAGCAGtatatattttcgaaaaaagtgGGAAAATACACAATCACCCCAGGAAAGTTTACAGTCGTTGAAGGATCGTGGTATATTACGCAATGGAAATGGCCGCTGTGCAGAGAGAAATACAATTGGCGGCAACCAACATGCATGTACAGCGTCGACTATGAATGACATTGAACTAACCACCCTATGTCCACCCTCCCCTAAATCCGCAAATTCTCATATAGATACTAAG GGCGGTTGTTCTAACGGCATTGTTGAATGTTGCATGAAAGATTCCCTTCTGACAGTTTGGAATATGAACAATGATAGTAAAGATCTAGACATTACCATAAATCCTCAG TTTGACAGAAAGGGCAGCACCAGCTCGCATCAACAGCCTCAGCAGGATCTAGATCGCACAAGGATTACGATGTTAAATTCTGCAGCGGCAAGCAGCTGTAGCAgcttaaataataattttgaatgttTGGAAAACTTGTTGTCTCTACAACAAGTGCCATCAACGTCAGTTCCTGTCGTTGCTCCCAATGGGTGA
- the LOC124298908 gene encoding protogenin B-like isoform X2: protein MAARVFLLSILLTEALRTASFEGVKGVSISHGGLNVSKPEILELERNERLGVMVEEEPNGSIVVGRRGAILNCSIGNNQNVSWLRNGLAAPPCGLVRCKLRNGSLHFLKMTRKSKGQESHNSPSDRIQALESYRCVTKNAAGSLRSSPAFLQIADLSREFDESPQDLIVHEGEVARFSCYISSIPFPPNITWQHNGQFLPYVRGKKYFLVSPGVLYISATNLSDAGSYRCVVNNKFLKKTRKSKEAQLHVIPKIQEKRSDVPIILFPQISSSYKLIAGSDLTLVCATSGFPTLVTWTFISQFPDGAGYKEPRVLLNSTGSVAALMLEELTIADAGIYDCSVKNSNVTLQTQNITIDVLIPPTFIMKPINQVQPSGRTARFECQAEGRPTPQIYWLKDSVNITMNPREKTFVSNNNKVGLVISSTVPSDAGIYQCVAVNVAGEIWAAGRLQVTKSPQRPPIPTSLHCHALSPDIIHLSWKIPQTMPFPNVDSYFTVHYALAEPGSREDIALPEPNSTVVEVKSLMPFTNYTMYVRTWNTYGSSEQSASVNCATAASVPIAAPMTKVKVISPTKLEVSWAPLNKTEARGFILEYKLQWRLQHHPSSRVLHLPSAVNQYTLTNLVPGKSYEIRVLARTEQGWPNVSDSQLGWTNALMPSTNSSKLPPTDLLNLNVANINSSTVKLSWNMNGETQGWPDDFDLWQLYYQNVVGKNLTTTYLPKNCTEYILTDLEADASYDIGLCMISSGKLLECFQMYLDPKRLIEDHTLTNLEGVPVSSTAINVTWSAAPSHIDYCYEVCYNTFHPTIPEPLQCFNTTNMTMTVRHLKPFTIYQFKVRVLYNTSERVGLYSKDMECRTNQDIPGTVREIKWFLCNITEVGITWKPPSKTNGVIRNYTIFYTTDPFATPLKYWANITVPGANTTAKLPRLIPSTRYFVEVRAATDAGYGKSSDRIIFHTGDVPKNSTDPLYGGSPSPTLGTDQSFGIIVGVSISTCFIVICLSSIYFRKKWENTQSPQESLQSLKDRGILRNGNGRCAERNTIGGNQHACTASTMNDIELTTLCPPSPKSANSHIDTKGGCSNGIVECCMKDSLLTVWNMNNDSKDLDITINPQFDRKGSTSSHQQPQQDLDRTRITMLNSAAASSCSSLNNNFECLENLLSLQQVPSTSVPVVAPNG, encoded by the exons ATGGCGGCGCGAGTATTTTTGCTCAGCATCTTACTTACAGAAGCTTTGAGAACCGCCAGCTTTGAAG GTGTAAAAGGAGTGAGCATAAGTCACGGAGGATTAAATGTGTCAAAACCTGAAATCTTAGAATTGGAACGAAACGAAAGGCTAGGTGTTATGGTGGAGGAAGAGCCCAATGGCAGTATTGTGGTTGGCCGAAGGGGAGCGATTCTCAATTGTTCCATAGGTAATAACCAAAATGTATCTTGGCTACGGAATGGATTAGCAGCGCCTCCGTGTGGTCTGGTACGATGCAAACTGCGTAATGGTTCTCTACACTTTCTAAAG ATGACACGAAAGAGTAAAGGACAAGAAAGCCACAATAGTCCAAGTGATAGAATTCAAGCATTGGAGTCTTACCGTTGTGTTACAAAAAATGCTGCAGGTTCGCTAAGGTCCTCCCCTGCATTTTTACAGATTGCTG ACTTATCTCGAGAATTTGACGAATCGCCACAAGATTTGATCGTACACGAGGGGGAAGTAgctagattttcttgttaCATCAGTAGCATTCCATTTCCACCAAACATTACTTGGCAGCATAATGGACAGTTTTTGCCCTATGTTCGTGGAAAAAA ATATTTCTTGGTATCACCAGGTGTTCTATATATAAGTGCAACGAATCTATCTGATGCTGGTTCATACAG ATGTGTAGTAAATAACAAGTTTTTAAAGAAGACTAGAAAAAGCAAAGAAGCGCAACTGCACGTTATTccaaaaatacaagaaaagaGATCAGATGTACCTATTATCCTTTTTCCACAAATTTCAAGTAGTTATAAGCTCATTGCTGGGTCTGATCTGACGCTAGTGTGTGCCACATCGGGTTTTCCAACTCTTGTAACTTGGACATTTATTTCTCAGTTCCCAG ATGGTGCCGGTTACAAAGAGCCCCGTGTGCTCCTAAATTCCACAGGCAGTGTAGCAGCGTTAATGTTAGAAGAGCTTACCATAGCGGATGCGGGCATTTATGATTGTTCTGTAAAAAACTCCAACGTGACCCTCCAAACTCAG aaTATTACAATAGACGTCCTAATACCACCAACTTTTATAATGAAACCTATCAATCAAGTGCAGCCTAGTGGAAGAACAGCCCGGTTCGAATGTCAAGCCGAAGGACGTCCTACGCCACAAATTTACTGGCTTAAGGATTCTGTCAATATCACTATGAACC cTCGGGAAAAAACATTCGTGAGCAACAATAATAAAGTGGGACTAGTAATCTCATCCACAGTTCCGTCCGATGCTGGTATATACCAGTGTGTCGCGGTGAATGTTGCTGGAGAAATTTGGGCTGCTGGTAGGCTCCAGGTCACCAAGTCACCGCAACGCCCCCCTATTCCTACGTCTTTGCATTGTCACGCCTTGTCACCAGATATAATTCATCTATCTTGGAAAATACCACAAACAATGCCGTTCCCTAATGTTGATTCGTATTTCACCGTTCACTATGCTCTTGCAG AACCAGGCAGCCGAGAAGACATTGCCTTACCCGAACCAAATTCAACAGTCGTTGAAGTTAAATCGCTGATGCCGTTTACTAATTATACAATGTATGTCCGAACATGGAACACATATGGATCTAGCGAACAATCGGCTTCTGTTAATTGTGCAACTGCTGCAAGTG TTCCTATAGCCGCTCCAATGACAAAAGTCAAAGTGATTAGTCCTACAAAACTTGAAGTATCATGGGCACCACTAAATAAGACAGAGGCACGAGGATTTATCCTGGAATATAAATTACAATGGAGGCTTCAACATCATCCCTCGTCCAGAGTTCTCCATCTCCCATCAGCTGTTAACCAATATACTCTCACTa ATTTGGTTCCTGGCAAATCTTATGAGATTCGAGTCTTAGCTCGAACAGAGCAAGGCTGGCCTAATGTTAGTGATTCACAATTGGGGTGGACCAATGCTTTGATGCCCTCAACTAACTCCAGCAAACTCCCGCCGACAGATTTATTGAATCTCAATGTGGCAAACATCAACTCATCAACTGTTAAG CTAAGTTGGAATATGAATGGTGAAACACAAGGGTGGCCAGACGACTTTGATTTGTGGCAGTTATACTATCAGAATGTAGTCGGAAAAAATCTGACGACTACTTATCTGCCTAAGAATTGTACAGAGTACATACTTACAGATCTTG AAGCTGATGCATCGTATGACATCGGATTGTGTATGATCAGTTCTGGGAAATTATTGGAATGTTTTCAAATGTATTTGGATCCGAAAAGGCTTATCGAAG ATCATACTCTGACTAATCTGGAAGGGGTTCCTGTTTCATCCACTGCTATAAATGTAACGTGGTCTGCTGCCCCTTCTCACATAGATTATTGCTACGAAGTGTGTTATAACACTTTCCACCCCACAATTCCGGAACCATTGCAGTGTTTCAATAC CACAAATATGACGATGACAGTGCGTCATCTAAAACCGTTTACAATATATCAATTCAAAGTCAGAGTCCTGTATAACACAAGCGAACGAGTGGGTTTGTACAGCAAAGATATGGAGTGTCGGACAAATCAGGATA ttccagGTACCGTTAGAGAGATAAAATGGTTTCTATGCAACATTACTGAGGTTGGTATTACGTGGAAACCGCCAAGTAAAACAAATGGAGTAATACGCAACTACACTATTTTCTACACAACTGATCCTTTCGCTACACCCTTGAAATATTGGGCAAATATAACTGTACCTGGTGCAAATACAACTGCGAAATTGCCACGCCTTATCCCGAGTACGCGATACTTTGTAGAAGTACGAGCTGCTACCGATGCTGGATATGGAAAATCCTCGGATAGAATCATTTTCCACACAGGTGATGTTCCAAAGAATTCTACAGATCCTTTATATGGGGGTAGTCCGTCTCCCACTCTAGGAACAGATCAAAGTTTTG GAATCATTGTTGGTGTAAGCATAAGCACctgttttattgttatttgcCTGAGCAGtatatattttcgaaaaaagtgGGAAAATACACAATCACCCCAGGAAAGTTTACAGTCGTTGAAGGATCGTGGTATATTACGCAATGGAAATGGCCGCTGTGCAGAGAGAAATACAATTGGCGGCAACCAACATGCATGTACAGCGTCGACTATGAATGACATTGAACTAACCACCCTATGTCCACCCTCCCCTAAATCCGCAAATTCTCATATAGATACTAAG GGCGGTTGTTCTAACGGCATTGTTGAATGTTGCATGAAAGATTCCCTTCTGACAGTTTGGAATATGAACAATGATAGTAAAGATCTAGACATTACCATAAATCCTCAG TTTGACAGAAAGGGCAGCACCAGCTCGCATCAACAGCCTCAGCAGGATCTAGATCGCACAAGGATTACGATGTTAAATTCTGCAGCGGCAAGCAGCTGTAGCAgcttaaataataattttgaatgttTGGAAAACTTGTTGTCTCTACAACAAGTGCCATCAACGTCAGTTCCTGTCGTTGCTCCCAATGGGTGA
- the LOC124298908 gene encoding protogenin B-like isoform X3 has protein sequence MAARVFLLSILLTEALRTASFEGVKGVSISHGGLNVSKPEILELERNERLGVMVEEEPNGSIVVGRRGAILNCSIGNNQNVSWLRNGLAAPPCGLVRCKLRNGSLHFLKMTRKSKGQESHNSPSDRIQALESYRCVTKNAAGSLRSSPAFLQIADLSREFDESPQDLIVHEGEVARFSCYISSIPFPPNITWQHNGQFLPYVRGKKCVVNNKFLKKTRKSKEAQLHVIPKIQEKRSDVPIILFPQISSSYKLIAGSDLTLVCATSGFPTLVTWTFISQFPDGAGYKEPRVLLNSTGSVAALMLEELTIADAGIYDCSVKNSNVTLQTQNITIDVLIPPTFIMKPINQVQPSGRTARFECQAEGRPTPQIYWLKDSVNITMNPREKTFVSNNNKVGLVISSTVPSDAGIYQCVAVNVAGEIWAAGRLQVTKSPQRPPIPTSLHCHALSPDIIHLSWKIPQTMPFPNVDSYFTVHYALAEPGSREDIALPEPNSTVVEVKSLMPFTNYTMYVRTWNTYGSSEQSASVNCATAASGMGTNDARLNFSNKFVPIAAPMTKVKVISPTKLEVSWAPLNKTEARGFILEYKLQWRLQHHPSSRVLHLPSAVNQYTLTNLVPGKSYEIRVLARTEQGWPNVSDSQLGWTNALMPSTNSSKLPPTDLLNLNVANINSSTVKLSWNMNGETQGWPDDFDLWQLYYQNVVGKNLTTTYLPKNCTEYILTDLEADASYDIGLCMISSGKLLECFQMYLDPKRLIEDHTLTNLEGVPVSSTAINVTWSAAPSHIDYCYEVCYNTFHPTIPEPLQCFNTTNMTMTVRHLKPFTIYQFKVRVLYNTSERVGLYSKDMECRTNQDIPGTVREIKWFLCNITEVGITWKPPSKTNGVIRNYTIFYTTDPFATPLKYWANITVPGANTTAKLPRLIPSTRYFVEVRAATDAGYGKSSDRIIFHTGDVPKNSTDPLYGGSPSPTLGTDQSFGIIVGVSISTCFIVICLSSIYFRKKWENTQSPQESLQSLKDRGILRNGNGRCAERNTIGGNQHACTASTMNDIELTTLCPPSPKSANSHIDTKGGCSNGIVECCMKDSLLTVWNMNNDSKDLDITINPQFDRKGSTSSHQQPQQDLDRTRITMLNSAAASSCSSLNNNFECLENLLSLQQVPSTSVPVVAPNG, from the exons ATGGCGGCGCGAGTATTTTTGCTCAGCATCTTACTTACAGAAGCTTTGAGAACCGCCAGCTTTGAAG GTGTAAAAGGAGTGAGCATAAGTCACGGAGGATTAAATGTGTCAAAACCTGAAATCTTAGAATTGGAACGAAACGAAAGGCTAGGTGTTATGGTGGAGGAAGAGCCCAATGGCAGTATTGTGGTTGGCCGAAGGGGAGCGATTCTCAATTGTTCCATAGGTAATAACCAAAATGTATCTTGGCTACGGAATGGATTAGCAGCGCCTCCGTGTGGTCTGGTACGATGCAAACTGCGTAATGGTTCTCTACACTTTCTAAAG ATGACACGAAAGAGTAAAGGACAAGAAAGCCACAATAGTCCAAGTGATAGAATTCAAGCATTGGAGTCTTACCGTTGTGTTACAAAAAATGCTGCAGGTTCGCTAAGGTCCTCCCCTGCATTTTTACAGATTGCTG ACTTATCTCGAGAATTTGACGAATCGCCACAAGATTTGATCGTACACGAGGGGGAAGTAgctagattttcttgttaCATCAGTAGCATTCCATTTCCACCAAACATTACTTGGCAGCATAATGGACAGTTTTTGCCCTATGTTCGTGGAAAAAA ATGTGTAGTAAATAACAAGTTTTTAAAGAAGACTAGAAAAAGCAAAGAAGCGCAACTGCACGTTATTccaaaaatacaagaaaagaGATCAGATGTACCTATTATCCTTTTTCCACAAATTTCAAGTAGTTATAAGCTCATTGCTGGGTCTGATCTGACGCTAGTGTGTGCCACATCGGGTTTTCCAACTCTTGTAACTTGGACATTTATTTCTCAGTTCCCAG ATGGTGCCGGTTACAAAGAGCCCCGTGTGCTCCTAAATTCCACAGGCAGTGTAGCAGCGTTAATGTTAGAAGAGCTTACCATAGCGGATGCGGGCATTTATGATTGTTCTGTAAAAAACTCCAACGTGACCCTCCAAACTCAG aaTATTACAATAGACGTCCTAATACCACCAACTTTTATAATGAAACCTATCAATCAAGTGCAGCCTAGTGGAAGAACAGCCCGGTTCGAATGTCAAGCCGAAGGACGTCCTACGCCACAAATTTACTGGCTTAAGGATTCTGTCAATATCACTATGAACC cTCGGGAAAAAACATTCGTGAGCAACAATAATAAAGTGGGACTAGTAATCTCATCCACAGTTCCGTCCGATGCTGGTATATACCAGTGTGTCGCGGTGAATGTTGCTGGAGAAATTTGGGCTGCTGGTAGGCTCCAGGTCACCAAGTCACCGCAACGCCCCCCTATTCCTACGTCTTTGCATTGTCACGCCTTGTCACCAGATATAATTCATCTATCTTGGAAAATACCACAAACAATGCCGTTCCCTAATGTTGATTCGTATTTCACCGTTCACTATGCTCTTGCAG AACCAGGCAGCCGAGAAGACATTGCCTTACCCGAACCAAATTCAACAGTCGTTGAAGTTAAATCGCTGATGCCGTTTACTAATTATACAATGTATGTCCGAACATGGAACACATATGGATCTAGCGAACAATCGGCTTCTGTTAATTGTGCAACTGCTGCAAGTGGTATGGGAACAAATGATGCAAGgctaaatttttcgaataaatttg TTCCTATAGCCGCTCCAATGACAAAAGTCAAAGTGATTAGTCCTACAAAACTTGAAGTATCATGGGCACCACTAAATAAGACAGAGGCACGAGGATTTATCCTGGAATATAAATTACAATGGAGGCTTCAACATCATCCCTCGTCCAGAGTTCTCCATCTCCCATCAGCTGTTAACCAATATACTCTCACTa ATTTGGTTCCTGGCAAATCTTATGAGATTCGAGTCTTAGCTCGAACAGAGCAAGGCTGGCCTAATGTTAGTGATTCACAATTGGGGTGGACCAATGCTTTGATGCCCTCAACTAACTCCAGCAAACTCCCGCCGACAGATTTATTGAATCTCAATGTGGCAAACATCAACTCATCAACTGTTAAG CTAAGTTGGAATATGAATGGTGAAACACAAGGGTGGCCAGACGACTTTGATTTGTGGCAGTTATACTATCAGAATGTAGTCGGAAAAAATCTGACGACTACTTATCTGCCTAAGAATTGTACAGAGTACATACTTACAGATCTTG AAGCTGATGCATCGTATGACATCGGATTGTGTATGATCAGTTCTGGGAAATTATTGGAATGTTTTCAAATGTATTTGGATCCGAAAAGGCTTATCGAAG ATCATACTCTGACTAATCTGGAAGGGGTTCCTGTTTCATCCACTGCTATAAATGTAACGTGGTCTGCTGCCCCTTCTCACATAGATTATTGCTACGAAGTGTGTTATAACACTTTCCACCCCACAATTCCGGAACCATTGCAGTGTTTCAATAC CACAAATATGACGATGACAGTGCGTCATCTAAAACCGTTTACAATATATCAATTCAAAGTCAGAGTCCTGTATAACACAAGCGAACGAGTGGGTTTGTACAGCAAAGATATGGAGTGTCGGACAAATCAGGATA ttccagGTACCGTTAGAGAGATAAAATGGTTTCTATGCAACATTACTGAGGTTGGTATTACGTGGAAACCGCCAAGTAAAACAAATGGAGTAATACGCAACTACACTATTTTCTACACAACTGATCCTTTCGCTACACCCTTGAAATATTGGGCAAATATAACTGTACCTGGTGCAAATACAACTGCGAAATTGCCACGCCTTATCCCGAGTACGCGATACTTTGTAGAAGTACGAGCTGCTACCGATGCTGGATATGGAAAATCCTCGGATAGAATCATTTTCCACACAGGTGATGTTCCAAAGAATTCTACAGATCCTTTATATGGGGGTAGTCCGTCTCCCACTCTAGGAACAGATCAAAGTTTTG GAATCATTGTTGGTGTAAGCATAAGCACctgttttattgttatttgcCTGAGCAGtatatattttcgaaaaaagtgGGAAAATACACAATCACCCCAGGAAAGTTTACAGTCGTTGAAGGATCGTGGTATATTACGCAATGGAAATGGCCGCTGTGCAGAGAGAAATACAATTGGCGGCAACCAACATGCATGTACAGCGTCGACTATGAATGACATTGAACTAACCACCCTATGTCCACCCTCCCCTAAATCCGCAAATTCTCATATAGATACTAAG GGCGGTTGTTCTAACGGCATTGTTGAATGTTGCATGAAAGATTCCCTTCTGACAGTTTGGAATATGAACAATGATAGTAAAGATCTAGACATTACCATAAATCCTCAG TTTGACAGAAAGGGCAGCACCAGCTCGCATCAACAGCCTCAGCAGGATCTAGATCGCACAAGGATTACGATGTTAAATTCTGCAGCGGCAAGCAGCTGTAGCAgcttaaataataattttgaatgttTGGAAAACTTGTTGTCTCTACAACAAGTGCCATCAACGTCAGTTCCTGTCGTTGCTCCCAATGGGTGA